A single genomic interval of Picosynechococcus sp. PCC 7003 harbors:
- a CDS encoding rhodanese-like domain-containing protein gives MTTTQQQQLLELSPAEFAAQVNSPNTIVFDVREQAEYAREHVAGSQNIPLSRLTVDTVPQTTKNVILYCQSGNRSRRAAELFFAAGYYQVAHFDGGFTAWKGANLPYNENKKAPLPMMRQVQIVAGGLVLAGTLLSAFVSPWFLLLTGFVGSGLMFAGFTGFCGMAKILARLPYNRVK, from the coding sequence ATGACAACTACTCAACAACAACAATTACTTGAACTTTCCCCTGCTGAGTTTGCTGCCCAGGTAAATTCCCCCAATACCATCGTTTTCGACGTGCGCGAACAGGCTGAATACGCCAGAGAACATGTAGCGGGGTCACAAAATATCCCCCTGTCTCGCTTAACCGTAGATACCGTCCCCCAGACAACGAAAAATGTGATCCTCTATTGTCAAAGTGGCAATCGCTCCCGACGGGCAGCAGAACTCTTTTTTGCGGCGGGTTATTACCAAGTGGCCCATTTTGACGGTGGGTTTACGGCCTGGAAAGGCGCTAACTTGCCTTACAACGAAAATAAAAAAGCGCCCTTGCCGATGATGCGCCAGGTACAAATCGTTGCCGGGGGCCTAGTCCTCGCAGGCACATTGTTAAGTGCATTTGTCTCCCCTTGGTTTTTGCTCCTCACCGGATTTGTCGGCTCTGGGTTGATGTTTGCGGGCTTTACGGGCTTCTGCGGCATGGCAAAGATTTTGGCCCGTCTTCCCTACAACCGCGTCAAATAA
- a CDS encoding diguanylate cyclase codes for MKCFPFTQALIYLGAASVCTLGITVILGWYLRLPEIIQLYPTFVPMQFNTALGFVLVGLAMFALGPMKRVAIALAVLIGLLGGLTLAEYIFGLNLPLDELFMRHYIVVATSHPGRMAPNTALCFLLTSIALFLIAQPQHKRNLLGGSFLGASVMGLGTVACLGYLANIEATYGWGKLTQMAVHTSASFMVVGLVVILQARQLSLQIHRRVSTFFFPVALLWLGLTLTIALWQAFFSERLLAEDKAQSLFEHPVALGILILGSSLSLVLAIAVWFAIRLQAQVEALKQAQQEILGLNQQLEELSHLDGLTGIGNRRLFDLTLTKEWQRAGRYQYPLALMMIDIDFFKNYNDHYGHQKGDERIQQVASWVSSMARRPTDLAARYGGEEFVLLLTNVDFSSAKHIAQELIKAIARAKIPHPKSPISEFITISIGLHVAQPQPQADMGHFIFQADKALYQAKHEGRNRIVTSRVSG; via the coding sequence ATGAAATGCTTCCCCTTTACCCAAGCCCTTATTTATCTTGGTGCTGCCTCGGTCTGTACCCTGGGAATTACTGTGATCTTAGGCTGGTATTTGCGCCTGCCGGAAATCATCCAGCTTTATCCTACTTTTGTGCCGATGCAGTTTAATACAGCCCTGGGGTTTGTGTTGGTGGGGCTCGCGATGTTTGCCCTAGGGCCGATGAAAAGAGTGGCGATCGCCTTGGCGGTTCTCATCGGTTTATTGGGAGGATTGACCCTGGCTGAATATATCTTTGGCCTAAATCTCCCCCTGGATGAACTCTTCATGCGCCATTACATTGTTGTCGCGACGTCCCATCCAGGACGCATGGCCCCAAATACCGCCCTCTGTTTTTTACTGACGAGCATTGCCTTGTTCTTGATTGCGCAGCCGCAACACAAAAGAAATTTGCTGGGGGGAAGTTTTTTGGGGGCGTCGGTGATGGGGTTGGGGACGGTGGCTTGTTTGGGCTATCTTGCGAATATTGAGGCCACCTACGGTTGGGGGAAGCTGACGCAAATGGCGGTTCATACCTCCGCTAGTTTTATGGTGGTGGGTCTGGTCGTCATTCTCCAGGCGCGCCAGTTGAGTTTACAAATTCACCGTCGGGTATCCACTTTTTTCTTTCCTGTGGCGTTGTTATGGCTGGGGTTAACCTTGACGATTGCCCTGTGGCAAGCCTTTTTTTCTGAGAGATTACTGGCTGAGGACAAGGCCCAGAGTTTATTTGAGCATCCGGTGGCTTTGGGAATCTTGATTTTAGGGAGTTCTTTATCTTTGGTATTGGCGATCGCCGTGTGGTTTGCGATCCGTTTACAGGCCCAGGTCGAGGCGTTAAAACAAGCCCAGCAGGAAATTTTAGGTTTAAATCAGCAGCTCGAGGAACTTTCCCACTTGGATGGGTTAACGGGCATTGGTAACCGCCGCTTATTTGACCTCACTCTAACGAAGGAGTGGCAGCGGGCGGGGCGGTATCAGTATCCCCTAGCCCTGATGATGATCGACATTGATTTTTTTAAAAACTACAACGATCACTATGGACACCAAAAGGGGGATGAACGTATTCAACAGGTGGCCTCCTGGGTCAGTTCGATGGCCCGTCGCCCGACGGATTTGGCGGCTCGTTATGGGGGAGAAGAGTTTGTACTGTTGTTGACCAATGTTGATTTTTCGAGCGCGAAGCATATTGCCCAGGAATTGATCAAGGCGATCGCCAGGGCAAAGATTCCCCATCCAAAGTCACCGATTAGTGAATTTATCACCATCAGCATCGGTCTCCATGTGGCCCAACCCCAACCCCAGGCGGATATGGGGCACTTCATTTTTCAGGCCGACAAAGCTTTATATCAAGCGAAACATGAAGGGCGCAATCGCATTGTGACATCGAGGGTTTCGGGGTAG
- the yvcK gene encoding gluconeogenesis factor YvcK family protein has translation MLINPFRRTFRKNLRAYPRPMAVTKNHPQYRLNHWLKWMMPGLSVKRWLLMSALGVLFTALGLAIWLNLTPVSRLLALMGALLQWLTAVVPSNISGPVAIAAGLSLIFWGQNRTFGAITTVLNPDGDEELVDMLHNHRRLNKGPKIVAIGGGTGLSTLLRGLKKYSSNITAVVTVADDGGSSGRLRREIGVLPPGDIRNCLAAFADEERLLTELFQYRFKAGDGLVGHSFGNLFLTAMSEITGDLEQAVLASSKVLAIRGRVLPATLSDVKLWARMADGRVIEGESNIPEAGGHIMELGCWPENPPALPAAVKAIEEADFIIMGPGSLYTSVIPNLLVPEIREAIARSGAPRIYVCNIMTQPGETDGYTVADHIKAIDRACGKKLFDAVLVHQRSPSEAALRKYALERSHPVFLDREEVGRLRRRVVIANIMDEDPDTGYVRHNHERLAGMLVRWFSRAAEVQTKMAHPPTK, from the coding sequence ATGCTGATCAACCCATTTCGTCGTACTTTCCGCAAAAACCTCCGGGCCTATCCGCGACCAATGGCAGTCACTAAAAATCACCCACAGTATCGTCTTAACCATTGGCTGAAATGGATGATGCCGGGCCTCTCGGTCAAGCGATGGCTCTTGATGAGTGCTTTGGGAGTGCTGTTTACGGCGTTGGGGTTAGCGATTTGGCTCAATTTAACTCCCGTTTCCCGGTTGCTTGCTCTGATGGGGGCACTCCTGCAATGGTTAACAGCGGTGGTTCCGAGTAATATTTCTGGGCCAGTGGCGATCGCCGCCGGTTTGAGCCTAATTTTCTGGGGCCAAAACCGTACCTTTGGGGCAATTACCACGGTACTAAATCCCGATGGGGACGAAGAATTAGTCGATATGCTCCACAACCATCGGCGCTTAAACAAGGGGCCAAAAATTGTCGCCATTGGTGGGGGGACGGGTCTCTCTACCCTGCTACGGGGCCTCAAAAAATACAGCAGCAATATTACCGCCGTGGTGACCGTGGCCGACGATGGCGGATCTTCGGGACGACTACGACGGGAAATTGGCGTCCTACCGCCGGGGGATATCCGCAACTGTCTAGCAGCCTTTGCGGACGAAGAAAGACTCCTCACGGAATTATTTCAATATCGCTTTAAGGCGGGCGATGGCTTGGTGGGCCATAGCTTTGGCAATTTATTTCTCACGGCCATGAGCGAAATTACCGGGGATCTAGAACAGGCGGTGCTGGCTAGTTCCAAGGTTTTAGCGATTCGCGGTCGGGTTTTGCCAGCGACCCTCAGTGATGTGAAGCTTTGGGCGAGGATGGCCGATGGTCGGGTCATTGAAGGCGAATCTAATATCCCAGAGGCCGGGGGACACATTATGGAACTGGGTTGTTGGCCCGAAAATCCCCCGGCGCTCCCCGCAGCAGTCAAGGCCATTGAAGAAGCCGATTTTATTATCATGGGGCCGGGGAGTCTCTACACCAGCGTGATCCCTAACCTTTTAGTCCCGGAAATCCGCGAGGCGATCGCCCGTAGTGGGGCCCCCCGCATTTACGTCTGCAATATCATGACCCAACCGGGGGAAACCGATGGCTACACCGTCGCTGACCACATCAAGGCCATTGACCGCGCCTGTGGCAAAAAACTCTTTGATGCGGTTCTTGTCCACCAGCGATCGCCCTCGGAAGCAGCCCTCCGTAAATATGCCCTCGAACGTTCCCATCCCGTATTTCTTGACCGCGAAGAAGTGGGACGACTGAGGCGACGGGTGGTGATTGCCAACATCATGGACGAAGATCCAGACACAGGCTATGTCCGCCACAACCACGAACGCCTAGCGGGGATGTTGGTGCGTTGGTTTAGCCGTGCTGCCGAAGTCCAAACAAAAATGGCCCATCCCCCCACCAAATAG
- a CDS encoding MBL fold metallo-hydrolase, with product MLFRQLFDYETYTYTYLVADPDSGEAALIDPVIEQVDRDLKLLQELGLTLKYCFETHVHADHVTGTSRLREKTNCLGVVPQGAEVACADRSVADGEVLKVGAIEIKAIATPGHTDSHMAFLADGTHLFTGDALFIRGCGRTDFQSGDAGTLYDSIQKLFNLPPATLVYPGHDYRGQVVSTIAEEKQFNPRLKGDRQAFIHLMDNLNLPNPKKIMEAVPANQACGNV from the coding sequence ATGCTCTTTCGCCAACTTTTTGACTACGAAACCTATACCTATACTTACCTTGTGGCTGATCCTGACAGTGGTGAGGCGGCCTTAATCGACCCTGTGATTGAGCAAGTGGATCGGGATCTCAAGCTTCTGCAAGAATTGGGTTTGACGTTAAAGTATTGTTTTGAAACCCATGTCCATGCTGACCATGTGACGGGGACGAGTCGGCTCCGGGAGAAAACGAACTGTTTAGGGGTTGTCCCCCAGGGGGCAGAAGTGGCCTGTGCGGATCGTTCCGTTGCCGATGGGGAAGTGCTCAAGGTTGGTGCCATCGAAATTAAGGCGATCGCCACCCCAGGCCACACCGATAGTCACATGGCATTTTTGGCCGATGGCACCCATCTTTTCACGGGGGATGCCTTGTTTATCCGGGGTTGTGGCCGCACAGATTTCCAGAGTGGCGATGCGGGCACCCTCTACGATTCGATTCAAAAACTGTTTAATTTACCGCCCGCAACCTTGGTTTATCCGGGCCATGACTACCGGGGCCAAGTGGTTTCGACCATCGCCGAAGAAAAGCAATTTAACCCCCGACTCAAGGGCGATCGCCAAGCCTTTATTCACCTCATGGATAACCTCAACCTTCCTAACCCGAAAAAGATTATGGAAGCAGTGCCCGCTAACCAAGCCTGTGGCAATGTTTAA
- a CDS encoding sulfite exporter TauE/SafE family protein encodes MMQILGYFLAACIGISLGLMGGGGSVLAVPILVYVMGVDPKSAIAMTLFIVGIVSAVGLVPHWRQGNINLKKAGIFGSATMVGAFLGAQLTRLPVITGTVQLLLFAVMMLIAAIFMIRKSSQAIAHPANEPHLEDYPAPVCRYCWLWLLTEGLGIGVLTGLVGVGGGFAIVPALVLLGKTEMKEAVGTSLVIIVMNAIAGFLGYFGQADVVFDWQLMVNFTFVASVGILAGGYSSRYVKAKQLQKGFGYFLLAVAAFILFQQRDRLPRFGSTDIPPTLVQTEAHSLRRR; translated from the coding sequence ATGATGCAGATCTTGGGATATTTTTTAGCGGCCTGTATTGGTATTAGTTTGGGTTTGATGGGGGGCGGTGGTTCGGTGTTGGCGGTGCCGATCTTAGTCTATGTGATGGGGGTTGACCCCAAAAGTGCGATCGCCATGACATTGTTTATTGTCGGCATTGTCAGTGCGGTGGGTTTGGTCCCCCACTGGCGGCAGGGCAACATTAATTTGAAAAAAGCAGGGATTTTCGGCTCGGCGACGATGGTTGGGGCGTTCCTCGGTGCGCAGTTAACTCGGTTGCCTGTAATTACAGGGACGGTGCAATTGCTGCTGTTTGCGGTGATGATGCTGATCGCGGCGATTTTTATGATTCGTAAAAGTAGTCAGGCGATCGCCCACCCAGCCAATGAACCGCATCTCGAGGATTATCCGGCTCCTGTGTGCCGCTACTGTTGGCTATGGTTGCTCACGGAGGGCTTAGGGATTGGCGTTTTGACGGGGTTAGTGGGGGTTGGTGGTGGCTTTGCGATTGTGCCGGCCCTGGTACTGCTCGGCAAGACGGAAATGAAAGAGGCGGTGGGTACGTCCCTGGTGATTATTGTGATGAATGCGATCGCCGGATTTTTGGGATATTTTGGCCAAGCCGATGTGGTTTTTGATTGGCAGTTAATGGTGAATTTTACCTTTGTGGCCAGCGTTGGCATTTTAGCTGGGGGATATAGCTCGCGGTACGTCAAAGCCAAACAACTCCAAAAGGGCTTTGGGTATTTTCTCTTGGCGGTGGCGGCTTTTATTTTGTTTCAACAGCGCGATCGCCTACCCCGTTTTGGCTCCACCGATATACCCCCTACCCTTGTCCAAACCGAAGCACATTCCCTCCGGAGGAGATAA